Proteins encoded within one genomic window of Thermomicrobiales bacterium:
- a CDS encoding VOC family protein: MSSGKLSHLQINVDPANLPFYKDLFAFLSWDPIFSNDVTESFNSGNDVSLWFIGAANDAANDRDGAGVNHIALAAASQAEVDATVRYLEKKGIERLFETPRHRPDFSHDETSTYYQVMFASPDGVLFEHVYIGPKQD; this comes from the coding sequence ATGTCTTCCGGTAAGTTGTCTCATCTGCAGATCAATGTTGACCCGGCCAATCTGCCGTTCTACAAAGACCTCTTTGCATTTCTTTCCTGGGATCCCATTTTCTCGAACGATGTCACCGAGTCATTCAACAGCGGAAACGACGTATCCCTCTGGTTCATCGGCGCCGCCAACGATGCGGCAAACGACCGGGACGGGGCAGGGGTCAACCATATTGCCCTCGCGGCCGCCTCGCAGGCAGAAGTCGACGCAACAGTTCGGTACCTGGAGAAGAAGGGAATCGAACGGCTCTTCGAAACCCCACGGCACCGGCCCGACTTCTCGCACGACGAAACGAGCACTTACTACCAGGTGATGTTCGCTTCCCCGGATGGGGTGCTCTTCGAGCATGTCTACATCGGTCCGAAGCAAGACTGA
- a CDS encoding mannosyltransferase family protein: MLTRMVSTPRRTVAAHSDDTIPIQTQTVPAPRRKSAAEGMPRWEIKYPLIVAAVHFLIVQITASLANIYGTDNSPTSQPYSSQFPVPPVPGGIWEHLVEPLRMWDGLWYRLIAVEGYPANHVWNDAFWPLFPMAMRGLSRVTGLPEDVSGYLIANASFVVALVLLYQLVRIDFDTPVARRALWALALFPTSFFFNAVYTESLFLMLSVAAILSARVRRWWLAGVLGALAALTRSHGIFLVIPFAVLWVKQYGFYLRPMIPKGINVGMPLLGPLIFGAYLERTQGNWRNFIEVQGAWNRTFAWPWRTFDCALNGCAMDVHQYGTVNTFQAQPVDWGWLRELVSNPSWALVSSREWRAWAANSDVPELILTVFFLVLIVIGFKVLPLYQSLYLAPGILIPLFQPSSVHPLMSIPRFGLVLFPLFIVMAILFRRRIVYLPLAIVSTLLLVWFTLQFSTWYWVS, from the coding sequence ATGCTTACCCGCATGGTCAGCACCCCACGGCGGACGGTGGCCGCGCACAGCGACGACACCATTCCCATCCAAACTCAGACGGTTCCCGCACCTCGGCGCAAGAGCGCGGCCGAGGGGATGCCGCGTTGGGAGATCAAATACCCGCTCATTGTGGCGGCGGTGCATTTCCTCATCGTGCAGATCACCGCGTCGTTGGCGAACATCTACGGCACGGACAACTCACCGACGTCGCAGCCGTATTCGTCGCAGTTCCCCGTGCCCCCGGTGCCGGGTGGGATTTGGGAGCATCTGGTCGAACCGTTGCGCATGTGGGACGGGCTCTGGTACCGGCTAATCGCAGTCGAGGGATATCCCGCGAATCATGTCTGGAACGATGCCTTTTGGCCGCTCTTTCCCATGGCGATGCGCGGGCTCAGCCGTGTCACCGGTTTGCCTGAAGACGTTTCCGGATATCTCATCGCGAATGCCAGTTTCGTTGTGGCGCTGGTGCTCCTCTATCAGCTCGTGCGGATCGACTTCGATACCCCCGTCGCCCGGCGCGCGCTCTGGGCGCTTGCGCTGTTCCCAACCTCGTTCTTCTTCAACGCGGTCTACACCGAATCGCTCTTCCTCATGCTCAGTGTGGCCGCGATCCTGAGCGCGCGCGTGCGCCGCTGGTGGCTTGCCGGCGTGCTGGGCGCGCTGGCGGCGTTGACGCGCTCGCACGGCATCTTCCTGGTGATCCCCTTTGCGGTGCTATGGGTCAAGCAGTATGGGTTCTACCTGCGGCCCATGATCCCGAAGGGCATCAACGTCGGGATGCCGTTGCTCGGGCCGCTCATCTTCGGGGCGTATCTGGAGCGTACCCAGGGAAATTGGCGCAATTTCATCGAAGTCCAGGGCGCCTGGAACCGCACATTCGCCTGGCCTTGGCGCACCTTCGATTGCGCGCTGAACGGATGCGCGATGGATGTGCATCAGTATGGAACGGTCAACACGTTTCAGGCGCAGCCGGTCGATTGGGGGTGGTTGCGCGAGCTCGTTTCGAATCCGTCCTGGGCGTTGGTGTCGAGCCGGGAGTGGCGCGCCTGGGCGGCGAACAGCGACGTACCCGAGCTCATTCTGACGGTCTTCTTCCTCGTGTTGATCGTCATCGGGTTCAAGGTGTTGCCGCTTTACCAGAGCCTTTACCTTGCGCCAGGTATTCTGATCCCACTCTTTCAACCATCGAGCGTGCATCCGCTCATGAGCATCCCGCGCTTCGGGCTGGTGCTCTTTCCGCTCTTCATCGTGATGGCGATTCTCTTCCGTCGGCGGATCGTCTACCTGCCGCTAGCAATCGTCAGTACCCTCTTGCTCGTGTGGTTCACACTGCAGTTCTCGACCTGGTATTGGGTGTCCTGA
- a CDS encoding DUF4203 domain-containing protein — protein sequence MDLLVGIILIVLGAFLALAGLRVFFIALPIMGFIVGMAGGLALMDHLFDNQFLSTTTGIIVGIVLGIVGAVISYLFWYVAIILGAAFLGASLGTGLMNALNIDGQWLIFIVAVVGAVILGLLTVLLNLPIYWVIVNTAFVGATMLLGGVLLTFNRIDRADLDYGAIWAAIDESWFWIIAWIVVAAVGIGAQLSMITQATLPEEKWTKLEPAR from the coding sequence ATGGATCTTCTCGTTGGGATCATTTTGATCGTGCTGGGAGCGTTTCTCGCGCTCGCAGGGTTGCGCGTGTTCTTCATCGCGCTGCCAATCATGGGCTTCATCGTCGGAATGGCCGGCGGTCTCGCGCTCATGGACCACCTGTTCGACAATCAGTTCCTCTCGACGACGACAGGAATCATTGTCGGGATCGTGCTCGGCATCGTTGGCGCGGTCATCTCATACCTCTTCTGGTACGTCGCTATCATTTTGGGTGCGGCGTTCCTGGGAGCGAGTCTCGGCACCGGCTTGATGAATGCCCTCAACATCGACGGCCAATGGCTGATCTTCATCGTGGCCGTCGTCGGAGCCGTCATCCTCGGTCTGCTGACTGTGCTCCTCAATCTGCCGATCTACTGGGTCATCGTCAACACCGCATTCGTGGGCGCCACGATGCTACTCGGTGGAGTGCTGCTGACCTTCAACCGAATCGACCGGGCCGATCTCGACTACGGCGCCATCTGGGCCGCTATCGACGAAAGCTGGTTCTGGATCATTGCCTGGATCGTTGTGGCCGCGGTGGGAATCGGCGCGCAACTCTCGATGATCACTCAGGCAACGCTCCCCGAAGAGAAGTGGACCAAACTGGAGCCTGCCCGGTAG
- a CDS encoding arsenate reductase family protein yields the protein MATKVELYVHPTCTSCRNAQAWLDEHGVAYERRDYFRDRFSKDELSDLLTSAGLTPRDVLSKRARAYKELVGDRDLTDDQLLDLMIQEPTLLRRPLIIAGGDAVIGFDRKGLARLEGEQAS from the coding sequence ATGGCAACCAAGGTCGAGCTCTACGTCCATCCCACCTGCACGAGCTGTCGAAACGCGCAGGCATGGCTGGACGAGCATGGCGTTGCGTATGAGCGGCGCGACTACTTCCGTGACCGATTCTCGAAGGACGAGCTATCGGACCTGCTCACCTCGGCCGGCCTGACACCCCGCGATGTGCTCTCCAAACGCGCGCGGGCATACAAAGAGCTGGTGGGCGACCGTGACCTGACCGACGATCAGTTGCTCGACCTGATGATTCAGGAACCGACGCTTTTGCGGCGCCCGCTCATCATCGCTGGCGGCGACGCCGTGATCGGGTTCGATCGCAAAGGACTCGCCCGTCTGGAGGGCGAGCAGGCTTCCTGA
- a CDS encoding aminotransferase class I/II-fold pyridoxal phosphate-dependent enzyme: MSFTSLPHGLATELRELGPLVDFLQRSRWAQRAGEPGISDFVLGNPHDPVLPGFTRALERVLPPQASNWHAYQMSDPHACEVVARSLSEQTGVSFDPAFVTMTNGAFTGLSVALQTVVEPGDEVIYISPPWFFYPSMIRRAGGVPVSVSIDWERIDIDLEAIEAAITSRTRAIIVNSPHNPTGKVFSAEALQQLAEILTRASNRNGRSIAIISDEAYRRILFDGRACPTPAAFYPQTLVVYTFGKTLLTPGERIGFVALAPEYPQREEAMAGLFAAQVLTGYGFPNALLQHAIDDLDGEIIDLASLQAKRDRMVEGLRAAGYRTSEPEGTFYLVVESPFANEWEFVDLLAQDDVFVLPGTVFDAPGYIRISLTGTMEMIERALPIFAAAHAELLTPV; the protein is encoded by the coding sequence ATGTCATTTACCTCTCTTCCCCACGGACTGGCGACTGAGCTTCGAGAACTTGGCCCGTTGGTCGATTTCCTTCAGCGGAGCCGTTGGGCGCAACGCGCCGGTGAGCCCGGCATTTCCGACTTCGTGCTTGGCAACCCGCACGATCCCGTTCTCCCCGGTTTCACCCGCGCGCTGGAACGAGTCCTGCCACCGCAGGCGAGCAACTGGCATGCCTACCAGATGAGCGATCCGCATGCGTGCGAGGTGGTGGCGCGCTCGCTCAGCGAGCAGACGGGCGTTTCGTTCGATCCCGCCTTCGTCACAATGACGAACGGCGCGTTCACCGGTCTGTCGGTGGCGCTACAAACGGTCGTCGAGCCAGGAGACGAGGTGATCTACATCTCTCCGCCCTGGTTCTTCTATCCCTCGATGATCCGCCGGGCGGGTGGCGTTCCGGTGAGTGTGTCCATCGATTGGGAGCGCATCGACATCGATCTCGAAGCGATCGAAGCTGCCATCACGTCGCGCACCCGCGCGATCATCGTCAACTCTCCGCACAACCCAACCGGGAAAGTCTTCTCCGCGGAAGCGCTCCAGCAACTGGCCGAGATCCTCACCCGCGCCTCGAATCGCAATGGCCGTTCGATCGCGATCATTTCAGATGAGGCGTATCGGCGCATCCTGTTCGACGGGCGCGCCTGCCCCACTCCGGCCGCGTTCTATCCCCAAACGCTGGTGGTCTACACCTTCGGCAAGACCCTCCTCACTCCTGGTGAGCGGATCGGCTTTGTGGCGCTTGCTCCCGAGTATCCTCAGAGGGAGGAAGCCATGGCCGGGCTCTTCGCCGCCCAGGTGCTGACCGGCTACGGATTCCCGAATGCGCTGCTCCAACATGCCATCGACGACCTCGATGGTGAGATCATCGACCTCGCATCACTGCAGGCCAAACGTGACCGCATGGTGGAGGGGTTGCGCGCTGCAGGCTATCGCACGTCCGAACCGGAGGGAACCTTCTATCTGGTGGTCGAATCGCCATTCGCCAACGAATGGGAATTCGTCGATCTGCTGGCGCAGGACGATGTTTTCGTGCTGCCTGGGACGGTCTTCGATGCACCCGGCTACATCCGCATCTCGCTGACGGGCACGATGGAGATGATCGAACGAGCGCTGCCGATCTTCGCAGCAGCTCACGCGGAGCTGCTGACGCCTGTATGA
- a CDS encoding ABC transporter substrate-binding protein, translated as MSDSVPTTAAGWTRNAIHEINSGEASDARQMLAAALRLDPDYETAWIWFASIAENDAERRYCYERAIQINPASVVGERLARLRTTESTPPHELEDMEAPPLPEEFGGERQIEEQRRPWLPLALVAAVLLAGLIAGLWYLWPRDQSGGSPIYIAFAAGLTGPGADSAQQMQRGLQVYIDYANGNGGIDGHPIEIVSFDDQDDPEIAVEVANEIVADDRFVAVVGHRLSSTSVAAAPIYAAAEVPMISPTATADDLTADCEWCFRTVFDNSTQGKMIASYVLGILGIDKAVIVSEESDYGNSLAAGFASVFESAGGTVTAQYALPADVSTAGDTIRQTAEEIAQDHVGAVILLATGSGLAETALLELRAAGVDGTIFGSDSTSSRIFLEDVNAQSQAAGGGNVTDGFYASAPLFVDSLNGDSVRLAAQFQKEFGDLPTWRSFTSADAGVAIVNGLRANGKGVASMPLAELRDGIRELWLQLDSPEHSIPAFVGPLYFDANRTAPRPVAMGIASGNLYDSAPRQITLMSSDAQDMDGVTVIEVGDSAFAVQRVVQSGVDFNLIRDLNTVEETFYADFFVWFKYYGDDDAADVVFTNISDPQTLTIDEMRSTEVDGLKYKVFRVTGTFTSPLDFHAFPFDTQELLLHFQNRTLASTQLVYAIDSDFVRVPVSDRLSVGGNATESISEINNWKATDLQAFAGSVGTSSNLGDPEVTQASQGIEFSQVGVTIDIGRNVGQFLLKNLLPLVLLLAITYISLFFSHDQTTERVSFGITGVLTGAVLLSTVVSVLPDVGYTVAIEWAFYAFILLSALCILVALIGGKLNEAKQISEVRTLDLAARIGYPLLVGVVVLGYWYFYR; from the coding sequence GTGAGCGATTCCGTCCCAACAACTGCCGCAGGATGGACACGAAACGCAATCCACGAGATCAACAGCGGGGAAGCATCCGACGCCCGGCAAATGCTGGCCGCGGCGCTCCGTCTCGATCCCGACTATGAGACCGCCTGGATCTGGTTCGCCTCGATCGCCGAGAACGATGCTGAGCGTCGCTATTGCTACGAGCGCGCGATACAGATCAATCCGGCCTCGGTCGTGGGGGAGCGGCTGGCCCGCCTGCGCACCACAGAGTCGACTCCGCCCCATGAACTCGAAGATATGGAGGCCCCGCCGCTTCCAGAGGAGTTCGGTGGAGAACGGCAAATCGAAGAGCAGCGACGCCCATGGTTGCCGCTCGCGCTGGTTGCCGCGGTCTTGCTTGCGGGGTTGATTGCCGGACTCTGGTATCTCTGGCCGCGCGACCAATCCGGTGGCTCGCCGATCTATATCGCCTTCGCAGCAGGGTTGACTGGTCCGGGCGCGGATTCGGCTCAACAGATGCAACGCGGGTTGCAGGTCTACATCGACTATGCGAATGGCAACGGCGGCATCGATGGGCATCCGATCGAGATCGTCAGTTTCGACGATCAGGACGATCCGGAAATTGCCGTCGAGGTCGCAAACGAGATCGTGGCCGACGACAGGTTCGTTGCGGTTGTGGGGCACCGGTTGAGCTCGACATCGGTCGCGGCAGCGCCGATCTATGCGGCTGCCGAAGTTCCCATGATCTCGCCAACTGCTACCGCCGACGATCTGACTGCCGATTGCGAATGGTGTTTCCGCACGGTTTTCGACAACAGCACCCAAGGCAAGATGATCGCCTCGTACGTGTTGGGCATTCTTGGCATCGACAAGGCAGTGATCGTTTCGGAAGAGAGCGACTACGGCAACTCGCTTGCGGCCGGTTTTGCGTCAGTCTTCGAGTCGGCGGGTGGCACGGTCACGGCGCAATACGCGCTTCCAGCCGACGTTTCGACTGCTGGCGACACGATTCGGCAGACGGCCGAGGAGATCGCGCAGGATCACGTTGGCGCGGTGATCCTGCTTGCAACCGGCTCGGGATTGGCGGAAACGGCGCTGCTGGAGTTGCGGGCCGCTGGGGTGGACGGCACGATCTTCGGGAGCGATTCCACCAGTTCGAGAATCTTCCTGGAGGACGTAAACGCGCAGTCTCAGGCGGCCGGCGGCGGAAATGTGACCGATGGGTTCTATGCCAGCGCTCCGCTATTCGTCGACAGCCTCAACGGAGACTCGGTTCGCCTCGCGGCGCAGTTTCAGAAAGAGTTCGGCGACCTGCCAACATGGCGGTCATTTACGTCCGCAGACGCTGGCGTTGCGATCGTGAACGGCCTACGCGCCAACGGCAAGGGTGTTGCGTCGATGCCGCTTGCAGAGCTCCGTGACGGAATCCGCGAGCTGTGGCTGCAACTCGATTCGCCAGAACACAGCATTCCGGCCTTTGTCGGGCCACTCTATTTCGACGCGAACCGCACCGCGCCCCGTCCGGTTGCCATGGGTATCGCCAGCGGCAATCTGTATGATTCGGCGCCGCGCCAGATCACACTCATGTCGTCTGATGCACAGGACATGGACGGTGTGACGGTCATCGAAGTCGGAGATTCCGCGTTTGCCGTGCAGCGCGTGGTGCAAAGCGGGGTCGATTTCAATTTGATCCGTGACCTCAATACGGTGGAGGAGACGTTCTACGCCGATTTCTTTGTCTGGTTCAAGTACTACGGCGACGACGACGCGGCGGACGTTGTCTTCACCAACATCTCAGATCCGCAAACCCTGACCATCGATGAGATGCGATCGACCGAGGTCGATGGGTTGAAGTACAAGGTCTTCCGCGTGACGGGGACGTTTACCTCCCCTCTGGACTTTCACGCGTTCCCCTTCGACACCCAGGAACTGCTGTTGCACTTCCAGAATCGAACGCTTGCTTCGACACAACTGGTCTACGCCATCGACAGTGACTTCGTGCGGGTTCCTGTTTCGGATCGACTCTCCGTCGGGGGCAACGCTACTGAATCGATCAGCGAGATCAACAACTGGAAAGCGACCGATCTACAGGCGTTCGCTGGATCAGTGGGCACATCGTCGAATCTGGGCGATCCAGAGGTCACGCAGGCGAGTCAGGGCATCGAGTTTTCCCAGGTCGGTGTCACGATCGATATTGGACGCAATGTTGGCCAGTTTCTGCTCAAGAACTTGCTGCCGTTGGTGCTCTTGCTCGCGATCACGTATATCTCGCTCTTCTTCTCGCATGACCAAACCACCGAACGGGTCTCGTTCGGCATTACGGGCGTTCTGACTGGGGCGGTCCTGCTGAGCACGGTCGTGTCGGTGTTGCCCGATGTTGGGTACACCGTTGCCATCGAGTGGGCGTTCTATGCGTTCATCCTCTTGTCCGCGCTGTGCATCCTGGTTGCGCTCATTGGCGGCAAGCTCAACGAAGCGAAGCAGATCTCGGAAGTCCGCACGCTCGATCTGGCGGCCCGCATCGGCTATCCCCTGCTCGTTGGCGTGGTCGTGTTGGGGTATTGGTACTTCTATCGGTAG